TCTTTTACACTATTTTCAGGATCAAAGTCTCCATCAAAATGGATATTCGTATAGAGTATACCAGGAAGTGGTTTGTATACTTCGCCATAAAAACATGATAGTGAAAAAAAGGAAAAGAGGATTAGTCCAAGCAACAATTTCATGTACCAATTTCTCCTGTTAAAATGAGACAATGCCTGATGACTACAAAAGTTAAGATGGAATGCACTTGGATATCAATGGAACGGATTTTTGTGATTTTAGAAATACGTTTGGCTTCTTCAATACTTGCATCTCCCGTGGATACCAAATATAAATAAGAAAAGGCGCAGGCTTTTCCTTCTACAGATCCATCAGCTTTGCCTAATTTTCCAGGGTAATTGTCTTCCCTGTATAAGGCACCCAAACGACAGTTTTGCGATGTTAATACAATTAAAATAAAGGTGAAAATAAATTTCCCTAGTTTAGATTGTTTCATCGTTGGTCTTTACTGATATTGTCTAAATTAAAGATCACTCCAAATTGAAATCCAACTTGGTCAAATGATTCACTGGAAAAGGAATTGGATTTTAACATTCGTTTCATTCCATGTAGTTCAAATGAAAATCCAAATTCTGGAGTCAGGTAATAATTGATACCTAAAGCTGCCCTTCCACTCACACCAGTTCCACCAGCCATGAGACTTTGTAAATAAAGGTTTGTATAACCCATAGACCGATAAGATGCATTGAAGTTTACAAGCCCTAATTCTAAACCAATATAAGGATCAAATTTGTTTTTAGTTAAAAAATGATAATTGAGTCCGAGTCCATAAACACGATCTTTATATAGTGTATATTTGGTAGGGATAAATTCCAGGTAAGGTGAAAACCCTGCTGGATTATTTCTATCTGCATAGATGAATTGGTCAGATCTTTCTCCTTGTACTGAATTTGTAGCATACGAAAGAAAAATTCCTAAATGATTGGTAAGGCCATATTCAAAAAAAACTCTGCCAGTTCTCCCTGGTTCCACTTTTCCTTCAGGTAATGGGATCACAGAAGGGACTACTTGTGTACCTAACAAACGTACGGGTAATAACCCAAATTGGGTTTGAGTTTTCATTGAGTTTTGTAAAGATGATTCTCTTTTTTGTAGGCTACCTCCCGTATAAACAGTTTCACCACCTTGTAAATTTAAGTAAAAACCACCTTCATAAAATCCGGTAGGATACTCGGCACGGGGAGTTGGTGTTTGGGAATAAATTGGGAAGATTCCATTCAGAATCACTAAAATAGATAATATAAACCAATTTGAGACAAAATTTTGTTTCATTTCCAAATTCTAACGAGTGCTTGTTGGTCTGTCAATGGAAAAGAAGTTTGAGTCGGAAAAGAATTTCCTAATTTGGATAAAGAAAAACCCCAAGATAACTTGGGGTTTTTTCGATTTGTTTAGTTAAAAACAAAATGAGGATTGGTGGTCAAAGGTTTACACAGTTCTATTCCCAAATCCTTACATATTTGTTTTTTAAGACAATGCATCCTTAACTAAGTCTTCTTGTTCTTTTAAGTGAGTGACTACGTGTCCACAAGCAGGGCTTGGGAACTCAGAACGACCTGCATAATGAAGTCGTTTGTTTTCTGGCATCACTGCTTCGATGCGGTCTCTCACAAAGAACCAAGCCCCTTGGTTTTTTGGTTCTTCCTGAACCCAAACAAATTTTTTCAATTTTCCATAACTGGTTATCATCTGTTTGATATGGTTTTCAGGGAAAGGATAGAGTTGTTCAATACGAACGACTGCTACGTTTTCCAATTTTTGTGAATCAATGGCTTTTCGTAAGTCATAGTAAACTTTTCCCGAACAGAAAAGTAACTTCTCTACTTTTTCAGGTTTTGCCACTGGGTCAGGCAGGATCTTCTTAAATGCACCGGTTGTGATGTCTTCCAAACTGGAGGCTGCATCTTTCAATCGTAGTAGGGACTTCGGCGTCATGATGATGAGAGGTTTTCTAAAACTTTGTAAGATTTGTCGGCGAAGGATGTGGAAGTACTGCGCCGGTGTTGTGAGGTTTGCCACTTGGATGTTGTCAAGAGCACAAAGTTGGAGGAAACGTTCGAGCCTAGCCGAAGAGTGTTCAGGACCTTGTCCTTCATACCCATGTGGGAGTAAACATACAAGTCCAGACATCCTTTGCCATTTGATTTCCGAACTGGAAATGAACTGGTCAAAGATCACCTGTGCGTTGTTAGCAAAGTCTCCAAATTGTGCTTCCCAGATCACAAGGCTATTCGGATCGGCAAGAGAAAACCCATATTCAAATCCAAGACAAGAATACTCAGAAAGGGAAGAGTTTACAATTTCTATCTTGGCTTGTTTGTCACTGATATGATTGAGTAGAGTAAGTTTTTTCCCGTTTACAATATCAGAAAGAGTGGCATGTCTGTGAGAAAAAGTTCCTCGTTGTGCATCTTGCCCACCTAAACGAATAGGAAATCCGTTTTCTAAAATGGAACCAAAGGAAAGTGATTCTGCAAATCCCCAATCGATTGGAAGTTCTCCAGCACCCATTTTTTTACGGTCTTCTAAAACCTTTATGTGTTTTGGATTTGCCGTATAACCTTCTGGAAGTGTTGTAACTGCTTTTACAATCCCACCTAATTGTTGTTGGAGGAGCTGTGTATGAACATCGGAATCCAAAGGTTCTTTGGTGTATCTTGACCAAACCCCACCGAGTGTATCTACGGTAATTCGAGTGTCTTTTTCCTTTGCTTGTTGGAAAGAGTCTTCAAGGCCTTGGGCAATCCCATCTTTAATGAATTGAATTTCTTCCTGAGTGATGTCACCACGTTGTAACAATTTCTCTTCATAAATTTTGATGGTTTTTGGGTGTTTTTTGATGATATCATACATCTGTGGTTGTGTGAAAGTTGGTTCGTCCGTTTCGTTATGACCAAGCCTTCTGTAACAGATTAAATCGATGATTACATCCTTTTTAAACTTTTGACGGTATTCTAACGCAAGTTTTGTGACTCTGTAAGTAGCCTCTGGGTCATCTCCATTCACGTGAAAAATGGGTACTTGGAAACCTTTGGCAAGATCCGTTGCATACAAAGTGGATCTAGATTCACTTGGAAGTGTGGTAAATCCAATTTGGTTATTGATGACAATGTGAAATGTTCCCCCAACAGTATAACCTTCTAGGTTCATCATATTGAGTGTTTCTGCTACAACACCTTGGCCCGCAAATGCTGCATCCCCGTGGATTGCAACTGGCATGAATTTGGAACGATCCGTATCCTTTGCCATTTCTTGCCGGGCACGCACTGATCCAAAAATAACTGGGTCTACGGCTTCTAAGTGTGATGGGTTAAAAGCTAAGGAAAGTTTCACTTCTTTTCCGTAATGGGTCATGACATGATTAGAATAACCTAAATGGTATTTTACGTCCGCATAACCAAGTTGGCCTGGGTTTAGTTTTTCTTCGAACTCAGCGAAGATAAGCCCTGCCGGTTTACGGATGATGTTCACAAGGACATTGAGTCGTCCTCTATGTGCCATACCGATGACAAGAGCATCCATTTTATGGCCACCTGCTTCTTCCACAAGGGTATCAAGCATGGGGATCATGGTTTCGCCACCTTCAAGAGAAAATCGTTTTTTCCCTACGAATTTTTTGGCGAGGAAGTTTTCGAAACTATCCGCTTGGTATAATTTTTCAAACAAACGTAAGGCTGTTTTTTTGCTAATAGGTTCGTTGTTGGCAAGTGGTTCCATTCGGTTTTGTAACCACTCTCGTTCCTCATCATTTACAAGGTAGTAGTGTTCACAACCAATGGAACCACAATAGGTTTTTTCAAACCAATCGATGACATTTTTTAGTTTTGTTTTTCCGAGATTAGGGATCCCTGAATCCACTTCCGTATCTAAATCAGATTGTTTGAGGGCTTTAATTTTGAGATCAATGAATTCGCGGTTCGGTTTGTTGATGCCTAGTGGATCGAGGTTTGCTGCTAAGTGACCTTGCCTTCTGTATGCGTTGAGAAGGTTGATGATACCAAAGTCACTTAACGATGAGTCTTTGCGGTGTTCGGTGGAAGTGTAATTAACATATCCATTCCCATTAAAACCTCCACCATTCGAACCATTATTAGAAAGTGAAGATCGTTCCAATTCTCCAAAAAAATCGATCCAATCTTTGGATAAGGAAGACGGATCTTCCTTAAACTGTTTGTAATACTCTTCCAATAATACAACGTTATCGCCGTATAAACTCATCATCTGATCGGTTGTCATATATTCTCCCTAAAACAACAAAACAACTGTTTCATTACGAATGGATGGACCATTTCGCATCAGCATCCATCGCCGCTTCTCTGAGGACCTCAGAAAGAGTGGGGTGGGCATGTGTCGATCGAGCAATGTCTTCTGCACTTGCTCCAAACTCAAACGCGATTGCTGCTTCTGCAATCATATCAGAAGCTCTTGGGCCTACAATGTACACCCCAAGTAATTTATCCGTTTTTTTGTCAGCGAGGACTTTGACTTGTCCATCGGTTTCATTCATTGCTTTGGCACGAGCATTGGGTTTGAACATGTACTTACCCACTTTGTATTCGATGCCTTTGGCTTTCAGCTCTTCTTCGCCGAGTCCCACCCAAGCCACTTCTGGCCAAGTGTAAACGATCCAAGGGATGGCTTTGTAATTCACATGTCCATACTTTCCACAAATGAGTTCAGCAAGGGCAATCCCTTCGTCTTCTGCTTTGTGTGCAAGCATCGGTCCATCAATCACGTCACCAATGGCATAAATATTAGGAATGTTCGTTTGGAATTTGTTAGGTTCTACTTTGATACGACCACGGTCTGTCATTTCAATCCCAATTTCTTTGGCACCAAGTCCATCGGTGTTTGGTCGGCGGCCAATGGAAACAAGCACCTTGTCGCCTTCGAGAATGGTTTTTTTCCCATCTTTTCCTTCGATTTCGACTTCTACTTTTTTTCCTTTTACCTTCGCACCATGCACTTTGGTTTCGAAGAGAAA
The sequence above is a segment of the Leptospira sp. WS39.C2 genome. Coding sequences within it:
- a CDS encoding TRL-like family protein; translated protein: MKQSKLGKFIFTFILIVLTSQNCRLGALYREDNYPGKLGKADGSVEGKACAFSYLYLVSTGDASIEEAKRISKITKIRSIDIQVHSILTFVVIRHCLILTGEIGT
- a CDS encoding 2-oxoglutarate dehydrogenase E1 component, which translates into the protein MTTDQMMSLYGDNVVLLEEYYKQFKEDPSSLSKDWIDFFGELERSSLSNNGSNGGGFNGNGYVNYTSTEHRKDSSLSDFGIINLLNAYRRQGHLAANLDPLGINKPNREFIDLKIKALKQSDLDTEVDSGIPNLGKTKLKNVIDWFEKTYCGSIGCEHYYLVNDEEREWLQNRMEPLANNEPISKKTALRLFEKLYQADSFENFLAKKFVGKKRFSLEGGETMIPMLDTLVEEAGGHKMDALVIGMAHRGRLNVLVNIIRKPAGLIFAEFEEKLNPGQLGYADVKYHLGYSNHVMTHYGKEVKLSLAFNPSHLEAVDPVIFGSVRARQEMAKDTDRSKFMPVAIHGDAAFAGQGVVAETLNMMNLEGYTVGGTFHIVINNQIGFTTLPSESRSTLYATDLAKGFQVPIFHVNGDDPEATYRVTKLALEYRQKFKKDVIIDLICYRRLGHNETDEPTFTQPQMYDIIKKHPKTIKIYEEKLLQRGDITQEEIQFIKDGIAQGLEDSFQQAKEKDTRITVDTLGGVWSRYTKEPLDSDVHTQLLQQQLGGIVKAVTTLPEGYTANPKHIKVLEDRKKMGAGELPIDWGFAESLSFGSILENGFPIRLGGQDAQRGTFSHRHATLSDIVNGKKLTLLNHISDKQAKIEIVNSSLSEYSCLGFEYGFSLADPNSLVIWEAQFGDFANNAQVIFDQFISSSEIKWQRMSGLVCLLPHGYEGQGPEHSSARLERFLQLCALDNIQVANLTTPAQYFHILRRQILQSFRKPLIIMTPKSLLRLKDAASSLEDITTGAFKKILPDPVAKPEKVEKLLFCSGKVYYDLRKAIDSQKLENVAVVRIEQLYPFPENHIKQMITSYGKLKKFVWVQEEPKNQGAWFFVRDRIEAVMPENKRLHYAGRSEFPSPACGHVVTHLKEQEDLVKDALS
- the lpdA gene encoding dihydrolipoyl dehydrogenase encodes the protein MEQYDIIVIGAGPGGYVAAVRAAQLGKKVAIIEKRKTLGGTCLNVGCIPSKALLDSSEEFHKTKHKLSDHGISVKDVKIDIAKMMARKDKVVSEVTSGVDYLMKKNKITRYLGHASFVSKNEISITAEDGKKESISGTNIIIASGSTPIEIPPLPVDGKNIVTSDHAIGFDSVPEHLIIVGAGVIGLELGSVWLRLGAKVTVVELMPRLFGTADQAMASLAERLLTGQGINFLFETKVHGAKVKGKKVEVEIEGKDGKKTILEGDKVLVSIGRRPNTDGLGAKEIGIEMTDRGRIKVEPNKFQTNIPNIYAIGDVIDGPMLAHKAEDEGIALAELICGKYGHVNYKAIPWIVYTWPEVAWVGLGEEELKAKGIEYKVGKYMFKPNARAKAMNETDGQVKVLADKKTDKLLGVYIVGPRASDMIAEAAIAFEFGASAEDIARSTHAHPTLSEVLREAAMDADAKWSIHS